The window TTGGTTCGGATCGGCGACTGCGTCCTTCCACTTATCCAGCACTTTGTTAAATTCCTGAGTGGGTTGGGAAAAGTTATCCCCCGACCAATCTACATTCAGAACAGAACTGGTGACAGGTTGGATAAAGGGCGATAAGGTTTTGCCCAAGTCGGAATCGGCAAATACCTGACGAAACCGGCGGATATACCAGCTAACAATTTCTGGGGAACCCAGCATTCGCAAGGTAGTTTGATCGCCGGTGCCATCGTAGATAATTACGTCATACTGGCCGCTGCTGTCATACTCACGGATGGCATTCAAAATTAAGATACTATCCATCCCTGGCACGACCCCTAATTCTTGGCCAAAAACGGCTTTGAAGAAAGGTGTGCGGACATATTGCGCTTCTAGTTTTTTTACCTCTTCCCAACCCCGTTCTAGTAGCACAGATGTCTGAAACTGCACTGCTTTTAGGTTTGGGGCGATCTCTTGCGGATCTGGCCCAATAGCTTCTCCAAGCAGTATACCCAGCCCTGGCCCAGGGTCAGAGCCGGCAAGTAGCACTCGCTGCCCAAGGCTGGCAAATTTCTTGGCAGCGGCAATTGCAATGGTGGTTCGGCCTGTGCCGCCTTTACCCAAAAATGTTAAAAACCGGGCCATGTTTATTCCCTATGCTGACAGCATCCAACGATATCGAGTGCAGCACTCAAAAATCCAAGTTTTCCTTATGTTAGCGGTCGCTTTGGATGTGTGCCACACTCCGGCTTAACTGTCGTTTGTCGTTTGTCCTTGGTCTGTTGGGCGCTACTTTTGACAAACGACAAATGACGGCTGGCATCTAACTACTGT of the Microcoleus sp. FACHB-68 genome contains:
- a CDS encoding ArsA family ATPase codes for the protein MARFLTFLGKGGTGRTTIAIAAAKKFASLGQRVLLAGSDPGPGLGILLGEAIGPDPQEIAPNLKAVQFQTSVLLERGWEEVKKLEAQYVRTPFFKAVFGQELGVVPGMDSILILNAIREYDSSGQYDVIIYDGTGDQTTLRMLGSPEIVSWYIRRFRQVFADSDLGKTLSPFIQPVTSSVLNVDWSGDNFSQPTQEFNKVLDKWKDAVADPNQVTAYLVTTGSQAAIATARYLWGSAQQVGLSVGGAILNQVPAADTLAGEFDPLPISSVPLCSDDNWQPLIDALPDFSKAGSVPKPITINVAERTVSLFLPGFDKKQVKLTQYGPEVTIEAGDQRRNIFLPPELKGRQVKGAKFQNQSLIVSFA